The Bacillaceae bacterium IKA-2 DNA window TCTATAAGGAATTATTCAAAAAAGTGGTAAGATCCAAACAATTATTTTAAAGAGTTACACGAAAAAGGTGCTGTCATTAGTTTTGGCTACAATTAGCCTACTTAGGGCAACTGGAATAAGGAGATGACTACATATGCTTGAACCATTCGGGCAGCAAGCCCTAGTCTCGATCCTAGTTAATATTATGTTCATCACCATTATTTGGTGGGCCCTTCAAGCGTTTCGTTTTGAAGTCCTTGTAAAAAATCCAAAAGGACCTCATGGGCTCGTTTTAAAAATCGTTATAACAATTGCTTTAACTCATTTAGTAAGTAGCTTTTTCTTAGATTATTTAAACTGGTCAAAAATGCTACGCTTTCTTTTTTAAGCGTAAAAAAAAGTTATCCAATACTTACCACATTTTTTGTCGACTTTTATCTATAACTTCCATGTATTTAAACACCCTAACTGGTAAAAATGCTAGTAAGAAGAGTTCGATGAATCGGACGTTAGGGGAGATAAAAAAATGGGGAATAGATACAGTAGACAGAAATTACAGATTATTTTTTACTGCGTGATTATCTTTTTTTTATTCGTTGGATTAAGCACTCGTTCAGAAGCAACGGGTGATGAACCTTTAGCTGAGCTATCAAAAATGACTGAAGTAATGGGCAAGCAAGGTATCGAGATGACAAATTGGACCATTTACACAAGGGAGCATTTAAATAACTGGGAAAGTTTAGATGCAACTAAAGATGAATTAGCCTTAATTCAAAACAAGACAACGGATTTTAAATGGGAACTTGAACCGGCGAACGATCAACGTGGTCAAAACAAGACAGTAGCTACAAAAGACCATCT harbors:
- a CDS encoding DUF1146 family protein, whose protein sequence is MLEPFGQQALVSILVNIMFITIIWWALQAFRFEVLVKNPKGPHGLVLKIVITIALTHLVSSFFLDYLNWSKMLRFLF